Genomic segment of Nostoc sp. TCL240-02:
AAAAATACAACAATGGTTTTGCTATTGTTTTAGAAAATTTTGATGGAATTTCTCTATACAAAACTATCCAGGCAGAAAAAATTGAGTTACGAAATTTTCTCAATGTAGGCATTCAAATTACTCAAGCTTTAGGTGAATTACACCAAAATAATATTATCCATAAAGATATTAAACCACAGAATATTATTGTTAATTTAGCAACCTGTCAAGTTAAAATCATTGATTTTTCTATCTCATCATTGCTTTTTCAAGAGAAAGCCAAACTCAATAATCCTGATTTGCTTGAAGGAACTCTAGCCTATATGTCTCCAGAGCAAACGGGAAGAATGAATCGGTCAGTTGATTACCGTACAGACTTTTATTCCTTGGGTGTAACTTTTTATGAAATGCTCACAGGTCAGTTACCATTCTCAGCAACCGATCCAATGGAGTTAGTTCATTGTCATATTGCTAGACAACCCATAGCAGTAGAACAATTAAATCCACAAATCCCTCAAGTAATTTCTGCAATTATTATGAAATTACTCAGCAAAACTGCTGAGGGAAGATATCAAAGTGCTTTTGGAATTAAAGCTGATTTAGAAACTTGTCTCGATCAATTAGAGCAAACTAACTCTATAACCAACTTTTCTATTGGCCAGCGGGATCATTCTAGCCAACTGCAAATTCCCGAAAAGTTGTATGGACGAGAAGCAGAAATAGATATCTTAATGAATGCTTTTGAAAAAGTTAATCAAGGAAATAAAGAATTAATATTGGTTGCAGGTTACTCAGGTATTGGTAAATCAGCATTAGTTAACGAAATTCATAAACCTGTTATCAAAAACAGAGGCTATTTTATTGCTGGTAAATTTGAGCAATTTCAGCGCAATATTCCTTATGCTTCCCTGATTCAAGCATTTCAAGAGTTAATACAGCAATTACTGACAGAAAGTGAAGCACAATTATCTACTTGGAAAGAAAAACTTTTAGAGGCTTTAGTTCCGAATGCTCAAATTATTATTGATGTCATTCCTGAACTAGAACTGATTATTGGTAAACAACCAGAAGTCCCACAACTAGCTTCAGCAGAAGCACAGAATCGCTTTAACTTGGTTTTTCAAAAGTTTATCAATGTGTTTGCTCAAAAAGAACATCCATTAGTTGTATTTTTAGATGATTTACAATGGGCAGATTTAGCTTCATTAAAATTAATTCAGTTATTGATTACAGATGCTGAAATTCAATATTTATTACTCATAGGAGCTTATCGAGATAATGAAGTTGATGCTAGCCATTCTTTAATGTTAGTTTTGCAGGAAATTGAAAAGAATAGTAGCCCCGTCCAGATTATTTACTGTCAAAATCTAAAAATTACTCATATTTGTCAATTAGTTAGCGACACTCTAAAATCTAGTTTAGAAAATTCCAAAGAGTTAGCAAAATTAATTTTCAATAAAACTGCTGGTAATCCATTCTTTATAAATCAATTACTCAAGTTCATTCATAAAGAAAATTTACTTTTGTTTGATTTTCTTACTGGTCAATGGCAATGGGATATTCAGCATATTCAGATGTTAGAAATTACTGATAATGTTGTTGAATTAATGATAGGTAAAATTCAAAAACTCAAATATACTACACAAAATATTTTAAAAATAGCTGCATGTATTGGCAATCGATTTAATTTAAAAATACTTTCTTGTATTAACGAAAAATCTCATAATGACACAGCTTTAGAGATTTGGGAAGCATTACAAGCTGGTTTAATTATACCTTTAAGCGATAATTATAAACTACCACATCTATTAGATTATGTTGAGATTTTTGTAATTGATTATAAATTTCTTCATGATCGCGTTCAACAAGCGGCTTATGCTTTGATACCCAATGAGCAGAAAAAGGAAATTCACTTAAATATTGGTAGGCTGCTATTAAAGAATATAGATGAAAGTTTACTAGAAGAAAGAATCTTCGATATTGTTAACCAATTAAATATCGGTATTGAACTGATTACCTCTCTAGAAGAAAGATATAAAATAGCAAAGTTAAATCTTATTTCTGGGCAGAAAGCTAAGGATTCTGCTGCTTACGAATCTGCTGTAAAGTTTCTGAGGCAAGGTCTAAGTTTACTTGCAGTCGATTGTTGGCAAAACTATTATGAATTAACTCTTAGTCTCCATGTAGAAACCGTAGAAGCAGAGTATTTAAATACAAATTTTGAGCAAGCAGAAGCATTATTTACCAGTGTGATAAGTAATAGTAAAACTATTCTGGATGCTGTTAAAGTATATGAGAAAAAAATTCAGTTCTATGTTGCTCAAAATCAAATGCAAGAAGCATTAGATTTAGATTTGCAGGTGCTAGAGATGCTGGGAGTTTCTTTATCTCAAACTCCACCAGCAGATTTAAAAGTTGAAGAATTAGTCAATCTACCAGAAATGACTGATGCTCATAAGCTAGCTGCTATGAGGATACTAATGACAGCTATGCCTCCGGCTTATTTAGCCGATCCTGCACTTTTACCACTGATTGCTTTTACGATGGTTGATTTATGTGTGCAGTATGGCAATTCATCTTTTGCAGCTTATGCCTATGGTTTTTATGGGCTAATTTTATGTGGGCCTCTTAAGGAAATTGAATCAGGTTATAGATTTGGTAAATTATCTTTGCAGATTTTAGATAAATTCAACGCTAGAGAAATAAAATCTAAAGTTTATGCACTATTTAATATTTTTGTTAGACATTGGAAAGAACATATTAAAGCAACTATAGAACCTTTACAAGATGGTGTTCAAAGTGGTTTAGATACAGGTGATATTGAGTATGTGGGGTACAATGGATTATTAGTTTGTTGGCATCCTTTTTGGGTTGGAGAAAACTTAGAAATTGTTGAACAAAGACTAGAACAATATATTAATTTAGCACACAAGATTAAGCAAGAGCATTTTACCATTTGTTTGCTTATTTTAAAACAAATGGTAATCGAACTAGTTCAAGGGACTGATAATGAATCTTACTTAGAAGGTGATAGTTTTAATGAGTCCGTAATGCAGAGAATGGCAGGAAATATTACAGCTATCTTTTATAGTTATCTTGCCAAAAGCATTTTGAGTTATTTCTTTA
This window contains:
- a CDS encoding ATP-binding sensor histidine kinase, whose translation is MITLSNYQIIELIDEGIKTAVYRARRNQDGQIVVIKLLKTEYPELRDIAAFKHEYELIKNLDISGVIQAHSLEKYNNGFAIVLENFDGISLYKTIQAEKIELRNFLNVGIQITQALGELHQNNIIHKDIKPQNIIVNLATCQVKIIDFSISSLLFQEKAKLNNPDLLEGTLAYMSPEQTGRMNRSVDYRTDFYSLGVTFYEMLTGQLPFSATDPMELVHCHIARQPIAVEQLNPQIPQVISAIIMKLLSKTAEGRYQSAFGIKADLETCLDQLEQTNSITNFSIGQRDHSSQLQIPEKLYGREAEIDILMNAFEKVNQGNKELILVAGYSGIGKSALVNEIHKPVIKNRGYFIAGKFEQFQRNIPYASLIQAFQELIQQLLTESEAQLSTWKEKLLEALVPNAQIIIDVIPELELIIGKQPEVPQLASAEAQNRFNLVFQKFINVFAQKEHPLVVFLDDLQWADLASLKLIQLLITDAEIQYLLLIGAYRDNEVDASHSLMLVLQEIEKNSSPVQIIYCQNLKITHICQLVSDTLKSSLENSKELAKLIFNKTAGNPFFINQLLKFIHKENLLLFDFLTGQWQWDIQHIQMLEITDNVVELMIGKIQKLKYTTQNILKIAACIGNRFNLKILSCINEKSHNDTALEIWEALQAGLIIPLSDNYKLPHLLDYVEIFVIDYKFLHDRVQQAAYALIPNEQKKEIHLNIGRLLLKNIDESLLEERIFDIVNQLNIGIELITSLEERYKIAKLNLISGQKAKDSAAYESAVKFLRQGLSLLAVDCWQNYYELTLSLHVETVEAEYLNTNFEQAEALFTSVISNSKTILDAVKVYEKKIQFYVAQNQMQEALDLDLQVLEMLGVSLSQTPPADLKVEELVNLPEMTDAHKLAAMRILMTAMPPAYLADPALLPLIAFTMVDLCVQYGNSSFAAYAYGFYGLILCGPLKEIESGYRFGKLSLQILDKFNAREIKSKVYALFNIFVRHWKEHIKATIEPLQDGVQSGLDTGDIEYVGYNGLLVCWHPFWVGENLEIVEQRLEQYINLAHKIKQEHFTICLLILKQMVIELVQGTDNESYLEGDSFNESVMQRMAGNITAIFYSYLAKSILSYFFKDYSQSVKNAQLAQQYEVAVSGTVYLCEYKFYYSLALLAFFLKTTSQTDTKADIEIVEQNQKQLKEWADHAPVNNQHKYDLVEAEKARFLGQVLVAMEHYDRAIQGAHNFGYIHEEALAYECAAEFYLSLGRNEFASLYMTKAHYGYRRWGASAKFKDLESKYPELIAKVSAHSQIGFISNTITTSTANEKSSGLDFITVIKASQALSEVILLESLLEKLMTIVIENAGAQTGILLLEKGGKLFIEAQADVDQDDLTVGQSIPVENSHKLPISVINYVTRTKKDVVLSDASNEGSFMIDPYIIEHRIKSLMCTCIVNQGKVIGLLYLENNLTVGAFTSDRIQVLKILFSQAAISLENARLYANLEEKIEERTREINDKNVRLNQTLHELKLAQAQLIQTEKMSSLGQMIAGIAHEINNPVSFIHGNLDHINNYTQDLLSLINIYQNIYPNVAPEIEEFLENIDVDFIKEDIPKTLSSMKIGTQRIREIVLTLRNFSRLDEADMKPVNIHQGIESTLLILQSRLQVKPGKPAIEIIKNYSELPNVECYAGQLNQVFMNILNNAIDALERSNKETTAEVIKSDSSAIAIRTQLVNPDLVAIFIRDNGVGMSDSVRQKIFDPFFTTKPVGQGTGLGLSITYQIVVDKHHGTIECISAPGQGAEFIIQIPCRQKR